Genomic window (Musa acuminata AAA Group cultivar baxijiao chromosome BXJ1-9, Cavendish_Baxijiao_AAA, whole genome shotgun sequence):
TTCAGAAAATTATCTGAGATGTTGATTGGTAGAAAGAAGCTGGTTGGATTTGCTGGTACCTTGGGATAAACATTATGTAATTTTCACTGGACCTCATTCTTGTTTAGACATGGTGGTCAAGAAACACTGGTTCTTACATGTATTTGTGATGATCTGTTATTTTCTTTTCGTAATGTAATTGGATCTGGAATGGACCTTGATTCAGAACATTCTCTGAGATGTTGATTGGTAGAAAGGATACTTTTGAattcttgaaaaataaaaattaaaaaaggagagaGTTTTGATTTCTTcgtaaagaaaaaaaaggagatctTGCCGTTATATATTTGTTGGGAAATTGGCATAATACCATTCAGAAATCAAACTAGGactgtcacacacacacacacagatgaACAAATGTGCACATTAGTGGACACACTAAAATTATGATATTAGGCAACATCATGCCTATATCCATGGATTAGATCACCCCATTCTTCATGAAGAGAGAAACAAGGACAAGAATAGAACCCGAGTGTCCAACCAAGACTCCTTATACACCCAGTCTCACCAAaccagaaaaatgttcttctcacaTCTCATTTTTGGCAACCACCAAAATGGACATGTTGTCTTTTTAGTTTTTCCATGTATGACATAATGTACAATTAACCTTGTCACATTCCTTATTCACTGggatcatgataaatcatatgTAATCCTATCCTTacaaaattaagaataaaaaaaacaaagGTATTAGTTAAAATACCTCCTTGATGAGTGTCTTGCCAACTTGAAGATTGTTACAATTCCACTTGAAGGTAGATTGTAAACAGAAGCTCTACCTACTTGCTTGATTTGTAAAGAAAATTTATCCACCTTAATATCCACCAGCTGCACATAACCCAAGTCAGAAAACTATTTCACATTGAATTTCAACACTGCACATTTATATTAACCAACAACATCTGGAATTAGTTAGCTATGTGGGAAATGCATTCTTCATTTCTTTTAGCAGTGAACAAAATTATGTTTATTGTTCTATTACAATGACATTTTCCCGTTCTGTTTTTTTACTGAACAAAACAGATCTGTACTTTCCTGATAGTTTTAATTTGCTGATGTGAAACATATCCTCTGGATATGAGAATAAAAGGCATCTTATTTACAGGGAAAAACATACTCCAGCAAGAAAAGCTTCAAAAGAGCCTTTCAGATTGACTAGAGAAGAAGAGGGTCAAGTTTTAGATCCATTTCAAGAGTTGGAATATagattcaagagattcaaaaggaaaaattatgtgtaagtagaatttggcatTGTCTGAGTTGTTCAGGCTAAGAAGTTGGTTTGTGCGATTAATAATGTTATGAAACAAACAGGGAGAACTTGGTTGATTATCAAAATCTTGCCGAGCGGCAGTCACCCAAGGTAATATGGCAACCAGGATTTTAATTCTaacaatttttttctcttctatttGAACATTGAACTCTCTTTTCTTCTGCTTTCCATTTATTTTTtgtcattatttttatttctcttttcccatttgatcataTATTAAAATGTTAGCCTTTTTTAGTACTCTTATGTCACAAAATTCTGTTAGACATTTTCCCATACACTTGTTAAAATAATATGTCCATTCTGGGGCTCTTCTGTCAGCTtataagttattaatcattacctttttttttacattatttaaCATTTTTAGCACAAATCAATACCTTTTTcacattattcaacattttaccaACTGATAGTTTCATCAACAGTTCATGGTAATTGCATGTGCGGACTCAAGGGTCTGCCCTTCAAACATCTTGGGATTTCAACCTGGGGAATCATTTACGGTGAGGAATGTGGCAAATCTAGTTCCACCTTTTCAGGTATATAATTTAAATAGCTTTTCATCTCACTAGTTAGTCCACACCAGCTGGAAAAAATTGTCATTGTTTTGCACAATCTCTTAGGGCCATTCTATTCCTCTTGCAGCATGGGGCTTCAGAAACTAGTGCAGCACTTGAGTTTGCCGTAAACTCTCTTGAGGCAAGGAAATTTTATAAATCAGATATGCctaatttgatgttgcagggtaCCCATAAACTGCATGTCTTTGATGCGGTTGCTAGTTCTACTTTTTTTAGCCAAACACATTGGTTCTTGTAGGTTGAAAACATCTTAATTGTTGGCCATAGTCGTTGTGGAGGCATTCAGGCCCTAATGAGTATGAAAGACAATGCTAATTCAAGGTAATCATGCATCAGACTTTGACATTGCATTTCtgagttttgtgatcattcataTCCAATTTACTCTTCTAAATTGATGTGTATATATCCAGAAGCTTTATCAAAGATTGGGTTTCTATTGGAAAGAGTGCAAGATTAAGCACAAAAGCTGCTGCTGGAAATTTGAGCTTCGAAATGCAATGTAGACATTGTGAAAAGGTAATCATGCTCCACTTTTCACAAGGTGAAACTATTATTGGTTGTTATCATTATAGGTTTCAATCAGTATAGTTATCTCTTGTCAAAGCTACATATTAGAAATTCTCTTTACCTCATCCACAATCATCTACACTTGGAACTGCCTTGTTCATTCAGCTCTATATAGTTTACTGTCAGAAAAAAAAGCATCATTCTGATGTGAGCAAAGAGTGTGATTCTGTTGGCCTCTCTTTTCTTTTACtggcttttttttttctgtatgcACGGGCATGCTTTTCCATTGGAATTATCTTCGACATGGAACTTGGATTTACAGATGCCGGTAAAACCTAAATTTGGAAACAAATCTCAGTTCACTTGTGTATGAAGTGTTTGCACAAATGTTCTTTAATATGTTGTTGCTATTTAGAAAGAAATTAAGATTTTGATCACACCAGTAATTTTCTTCACCAAAACATAGAGTTTCTTGTTTGTACTCACTAGCTATCATGTATGAATGTTTTTATTTGTAAATACTACACAAAGATACAGCTACTTGAGCTTGCATGTGTAGTTTAAAGCCGTATAGGATTTCTATTTCAAGCTATGAGTATGTGAGGCACCATATGAGCATAACTGGTGTAAGCAGTCCAAAACTTGTTATTCTACTAATAAGACCTCCGAGCATTGCCATAAATAAATCTTCAATATTTCATGGACCTTCCTTTTCGTATGATTTCACCAAGATTGGAAAGTTAAGCAAAGTTGATTTATGCAATTATCGAAAGTATCTTGCTGTCCATATGGACTTATCACTCTCGGAAAAACTTTGTTCCTTTATGATTGAACATGGCAGCCAATTCAGAGCATTCACCAACATTATCTTTTGGGCAATAAGCTACCTAAATGAATGCTTGACTAAGCACTCTTGTTCATTGCAGGAATCGATTAACGGCTCGCTGCTGAACTTGCTAACATACCCATGGATCGAGAAAAGAGTGAGTGAAGGGACACTCTCTCTTCACGGAGGCTACTATGACTTCATCGATTGCACCTTCGAGAAATGGACTCTTGTGTATCGAGAAGGATTAGAGGGTGGCAGTAAGTATGCAATCAAAAACCGTGCCTTGTGGTCCTAAAAATCCTTTACTGGTCATCAGGATCGAGCTTACGAGTATGCTGCTATGTCCTCCTCTTTGTTGTACCTCGAGGTAAttatctccctctctctctctctctctctctctctctctctcttcagctGCTGTATTTTTAGCTCATTTCAACTATATGACATTTACGTTGGGTGATTCATCTATATAACTACTGTTTGAGATGATTCATGTGTTTGATACTGGTGAAGTGTTTAGAGTGTTCTCAGATGTTGTCCTGTTTTAATGTGACAATAACATTGGGATTGACAATAacagaaaaagaggaagaagcgaACATAAAGCGACAGATTGTACTGTGTTTACGGGAAGCAGGAGGGAGACGTGAAGGACATTTTCGTAATATATGGAAACTATGTCTTGCTAAACCGGGTCGACGTGCGAGCCCGCTTACTGTAGTTCTCGGCCGGAGCGGTCCGGTTCGTGAGCAGCACCGCCCAGAGCGCCGCCTGCAGCGCTGACCGGCCCTCCCCTCTCTCCGCCGCCTCGCTGACCTCCAACTCCAGTAGGCTCCGCGTCCGCCCGCCTACCGTGACCATCTCCGCCCGGACCGCCCTCGCCCGGACCGAGCGGACCGCCCGGCTCAGTTCCCCCATTAGACCGGGCCGGTCCGCGCAGCACACCCACGCCCGGACCACCCTCcccctgcctcctcctcctcctcccccctcctcctcctcctccaccccgACCTCGTCCCCCTCCCCGGGCACCATCACCGCCACCTCCTCCACCCTCACCCTCAGCTCCCGCACCTGCCTCACCACCTCCCCGAGCAGCGCCGCCTTATCCAACTGCACCCACGCATTCCATAACCAGCAGTCAAACCGCGACTCCATGAAGCAAGTAGAAGCATGCACGAACGCACACATGCAACTTACCCTGGTGGCCGCGGGGAGCAGGCTCCTAAGAGTGGCGAGGTGGCCGTTGATCCGCTGCCTCCGCCGCCGCTCCGCCTCGCTGTGGCTCCGCACGGCTCGCGTCTCCCCCGCCGTCCTCGTCTCATGCACCATCTCACCGGTCGCAACAGGCTGCATTCCGACACCACGCACCAACTCtccaccgctgctgctgctgcgtggCGGCCAAATCATTAGGGAATAACAGGCATGCAAGGCATTTGAAGAAGGCATTAAAGATGGGAGAGATGGGGTGCAAACCAAAGGAAAGATTCAGGTGAATCTTCTCCTCGTTGCTCTGACGACCAGTGGGAAGGTGGTGGTGACTCGGACGGCGTTAAATAGAGAGGCTGCGGCGTCCACTGTTGGCTTGCTTGACTCCTTTTTCTTCGCCAGCCACGTAGAAGTAGCGGTGGGGGGAGGCAAAGGAAGAGAGAGGTGACGGCGCGTGACGGCGAAGACGACGCGGATGCGGGGACACTACTTTGCTGGTGTCGGATTGCCGGAGGCGGTGGGAGCAGCAGCCCTGCGGGCCCCGCTAAAGTTAGGGATACCCGGTCGGATAAGTTTTCTGCGTATCGGCCGCTGCAGTGTGTCTcactatataatatattatatatgataatatCATGTATATGTCTTTTAGCCTTTTGACCAATCCCGACGAGGCGCAGTGGTGGGGCCCAGAAGTCCTCATGCACCTACGAAAGTCTACGCACGGTGATGATTGTGTGTAACGGATAAATaaaggattattattattattattatttaagcccaaaaagatagaagaaaaaaaggaaatgGTCAAAGTATTCGATCTCATTAAATTAAATAGGAATGACATTATTGCATGCCCTAATCGGTATGGCAAATGCTTCatgagattaataatatattggaTGATTTGGTTTATACATTTTAAGTGGGATGTTTTTGGTAGGAAGTACTTTAAACACATAAAAAAAGAAACTTAAGTGAAATATTACTATGAGATATTTGAACTGTCCTGCGCTCATCATACATGACAACACTTCCTAGATATTGAAACATTTCTAGCATACAATTTTGATCCCATAATAAGATTATTCCCTTACGatatgaaagatcaaaactttggTCACAAAAAAATAGGTTATAGAAGAGTTCATCaccaatatacatacatatatattttacgTCATGAATCTTAGCCAACAGTTCAACAGCATGACGGAGAGGGAGATTTAGTGAAGACAAAAGGAAGGACTGATCACCAGAAAACATACTTGATCGCAGCTCCTTTTGAAAGGGTTTGAGCAGTGGATGGAGTAGAGGTTGGATGTGCTCAGAAAAGTTCGATGGTGCCAATAGTCGGAAGGAATTCAAAGTCGAACGCCGATATAGTATTCTCTTGGACCAAACGTAGAGTCCAAGGTGACCATTCGTCCATGACATACCCAGAGAGGGCTTTGAATGCCACTTTTTGTCTCTTCCTGGGGTTACATGCAGCAACAACTTCTGATCCCGGGGACCAACACCTAAGCTGTTCCTCGAATCGATGAGAATGATGAGCCACAGTCGCATCCATGTCCATTTCTTGATCCGTTTTGGTCCTCTGAGTCTTCTCCCCCCCTGCGCTAATGGAGCTGCAGATGATCTGACAGACAGTAGTAAGATAAAAGAGTCATGCATACATGTCCATAAAAAGGAAGTTCTCTATCTCTACAGATGCTCGACTGATGttaagatgaaagaaaaaaataatcatcATTCACTCACTCCATTCCATTCCATTCATGCTTGTCCTAATTGCAATTTAATTCCTCATCAGTACAGCACAGGAGGGGATGGAAAAATCCTGGCTTGGATCACCAAGGAGCCAGCCAATCAAATGTCAGCAACTGTCAAAACATGGTCTCTGATGATAACCCTATAAATGCAGCTTTTCTGCTTTGCTATGAATTGGTCAGAGAAGCAAGAGAAGGTAAGTTCACTTTGGTTTTGTGGCAAAGCAtctttaagagaaaaaaaaagaggatcAGACCTAGAGAGTTGTAATGTTTGAAGCATCAAAGACCTGTGGAATCTTGTAAGAAACTGATATTATATGAAGGAAAGCCTTTCTAGGGATAAAAAGAAGCAAGATGATCCAATGGAATTATATCACTCAGAACTTTACCTTTTTGCTTCCACTTTATCTTCTCAAAGAGTGGATCCATCCTGACTCTTGGAAAACTTGAAGCATCACTTATATATGTTATACTGCAAAAACCACAGAATGCTATTGGAAGAGAAATCAAATCCATATTTGACCAGACTAACATCATAGTCTCCATCTACAAATCAGCATAATACTCATCTTTGGCTGCTTAGGCAACAATAAACATTAAGTAATATctgtttctgctgcatctttttgTAAGAGAAACCAACTTTTTCCAGTAAGACAGATGTAAACTTCATGGTTATGTTAAAAAACATTGTCTCATACCCTCTTACCCTTACAGTAAAGTCTATACCTCTTGTGGCCCTCCTAATCATGGCTCTGCTCCAGCTTTGGAGAGCCTAAAAATATTCAGCAAGACAACctgcatgagaaaaaaattaaggaTTTTACTGAGGTTACAGAGCAAGCAAGATGtagaagaaaataatataaatatctaaTGTAACAATGATCCAGAGTTTTAACTAAATGCACCTATCCAACAGAATAATTTACACATATGTCTTTCTGTGGAACAGTACATGGAATCATTGAGCTTTAAGGGTCATCATCTAAACCTTCTGAAGAAAATGCAGATCATCTTTTGCTATTATTTAAACAGAGAGAAATTTAATTCCTATATCGGTGATTAGGAAATTTATACGGTATTCATGTATAAGTCCCCATCGAGCAATTCGAGgaagagattatttttatgaAGATGATCTAATACCCATAACAAGAAAATATAATGAATTCCTAAGGTTCAAGAGTATATCAGGTTAGACGTAGGAGCTGCCTCAACATCATCTAAGAGAAAAATGTTCAATTGCAGTATGAGATGACTAATTATGCCAATGCAGAAAAGAAAAGTTGAATGCCTTACATCTGAGGAATCTGCCTCATGCCAAAAGATATCAGTGACTTTAATGATGAAAAAATATTGAGCCAATAAAATATTTGGTTCCACAGTCACTGTTGACActctaaatttttatatttgaacaacTGCCAATTCCTTTAAACACTTGAGCTGATTAATAAGATAGGGATTTTATCAAAATAATGATTTAATATTCTCGGATATGGACTGGCAGGAAGCTAAACACATGGAACCTCAAATAGACAGACAAGATAACTAAAACACAGGAAAATCAACTTGAAAATTTAATTGATGAACGGGATTTTACTGATGATGTCCCTGTAAATTCATATTTTATCTGTCAGTGTAAGCACCAGGGTCTGTCGTACGaaccgtaccgcccgatacgggcggtacgtaccagtccgataggttgtcggtacgcggaccgtctcttaccggtccgagtgcacagtagcactgtagcaatgctacagtactcgacacacctaggtgtatcgctcggtacacatgggtgtaccgctcggtataccgtaccgtaccggtaccgagcccaggtcgaaatactggtacagtacggtattgcgaaccttggtaagCACTAAGATGAATTGAaagtgaataaaatttcttcgatCCAGGATATATTTGCTACGTACATTATATCAAATGTTAGGAGCGAATAACTCGACGCAAAAGATAAGCGATCTGTGGATATCAGTCAAAGTATACTTATATGCATTCCTTTAGCACTTAATTAAGACCATAAGATCCATCAACTATATTTACTTCTACTCTCGATTTACTTAAAGAAAGTTTATGAAATGCATTAGGGTATTCACAAAGTAGTCCAGTCACTGTTGACACTAAAGGAATCTGCCTCATGCCTAAAGATATCAGTGAATTTAATGATGAAAAAATATTGAGCCAATAAAATATTTAGTTACACAGTCACTGTTGacattaaatttttatatttgaacaacT
Coding sequences:
- the LOC103997980 gene encoding beta carbonic anhydrase 5, chloroplastic-like yields the protein MASLLRSSLSFAAFDASSAEASSQFFWKPLEPPKIGNSSLNLVRTSNARLRIRGSVEEKHTPARKASKEPFRLTREEEGQVLDPFQELEYRFKRFKRKNYVENLVDYQNLAERQSPKFMVIACADSRVCPSNILGFQPGESFTVRNVANLVPPFQHGASETSAALEFAVNSLEVENILIVGHSRCGGIQALMSMKDNANSRSFIKDWVSIGKSARLSTKAAAGNLSFEMQCRHCEKESINGSLLNLLTYPWIEKRVSEGTLSLHGGYYDFIDCTFEKWTLVYREGLEGGSKYAIKNRALWS
- the LOC135593136 gene encoding transcription factor bHLH30-like isoform X2, with product MQPVATGEMVHETRTAGETRAVRSHSEAERRRRQRINGHLATLRSLLPAATRVSCMCAFVHASTCFMESRFDCWLWNAWVQLDKAALLGEVVRQVRELRVRVEEVAVMVPGEGDEVGVEEEEEGGGGGGGRGRVVRAWVCCADRPGLMGELSRAVRSVRARAVRAEMVTVGGRTRSLLELEVSEAAERGEGRSALQAALWAVLLTNRTAPAENYSKRARTSTRFSKT
- the LOC135593136 gene encoding transcription factor bHLH30-like isoform X1 — its product is MPSSNALHACYSLMIWPPRSSSSGGELVRGVGMQPVATGEMVHETRTAGETRAVRSHSEAERRRRQRINGHLATLRSLLPAATRLDKAALLGEVVRQVRELRVRVEEVAVMVPGEGDEVGVEEEEEGGGGGGGRGRVVRAWVCCADRPGLMGELSRAVRSVRARAVRAEMVTVGGRTRSLLELEVSEAAERGEGRSALQAALWAVLLTNRTAPAENYSKRARTSTRFSKT